The Sporanaerobacter acetigenes DSM 13106 genome includes a region encoding these proteins:
- a CDS encoding MalY/PatB family protein has protein sequence MNYDFDEVIDRRGTNSSKWDDCKDVFGRDDIVPMWVADTDFKAPIEVIEAMRKRLEHGIYGYTYRGQSYNETVVDWVKKRHGWDIDSEWITFSPGIVPALSMCVNTFTRPGDKVVIQSPIYPPFQSVVEANGRIKVDNELILKDNHYHMDLDKLREQICIQDSGEFDNRVKMFLLCNPHNPTGRSWSKEELLELGRICVENNILIVSDEIHSDIIYSGHKHIPIASLSEELAQCTVTCISPSKTFSLAGLSTSAIIIPNKRIRSMFNNTLETLHIDGGNIFGSIALEVAYRNGEEWLEELLVYLEDNLNFLMKYFEEKIPQIVPIRPEATYLVWLDCSGLGLEGEQLMDFFANEAKVGVNLGSNFSRRCGSFVRLNIGCPRSTLKEGLKRIEEAVNRL, from the coding sequence ATGAACTATGATTTTGATGAAGTTATAGACAGAAGAGGCACCAATAGTTCGAAATGGGACGACTGCAAGGATGTATTTGGTAGAGATGATATAGTCCCCATGTGGGTTGCCGATACGGATTTTAAGGCTCCCATAGAAGTTATAGAAGCTATGAGAAAGAGACTTGAACATGGCATATATGGCTATACATACAGAGGACAATCCTACAATGAAACTGTAGTAGATTGGGTTAAAAAAAGGCATGGATGGGATATAGATAGTGAATGGATAACATTTAGTCCTGGTATTGTACCTGCCTTGAGCATGTGTGTTAATACATTTACACGTCCTGGAGATAAAGTGGTCATACAATCTCCAATTTATCCTCCATTTCAATCAGTAGTAGAAGCTAATGGCAGAATCAAGGTAGACAATGAACTTATTTTAAAAGACAATCATTATCATATGGATTTGGACAAGTTGAGAGAGCAAATATGCATACAAGATAGTGGTGAATTTGACAATAGGGTGAAAATGTTTTTATTGTGTAATCCTCACAACCCAACAGGTAGATCTTGGAGCAAAGAAGAGTTGTTGGAATTAGGCAGAATATGTGTAGAAAACAATATACTTATTGTTTCTGATGAAATACATTCTGATATTATATATAGTGGACATAAGCATATTCCAATAGCTTCATTGTCAGAAGAATTGGCCCAGTGCACAGTAACTTGTATTTCTCCAAGTAAGACTTTCAGCCTTGCAGGACTCTCTACCTCAGCTATTATCATACCTAATAAAAGAATTAGAAGTATGTTTAACAATACACTGGAGACTTTACATATAGATGGTGGAAATATATTTGGAAGTATTGCCTTGGAAGTAGCCTATAGAAATGGTGAAGAATGGCTGGAAGAACTTTTGGTGTATCTTGAAGATAATTTAAATTTTCTCATGAAATATTTTGAAGAAAAAATACCCCAAATTGTGCCAATTAGGCCTGAAGCTACCTATCTTGTATGGCTTGATTGTAGTGGATTGGGTTTAGAAGGGGAGCAACTCATGGACTTTTTTGCGAATGAAGCTAAAGTTGGAGTCAATTTAGGATCTAATTTTTCTAGAAGATGTGGAAGTTTTGTACGATTAAATATAGGATGTCCTCGCTCAACTCTTAAGGAAGGGCTAAAGAGAATAGAAGAAGCAGTGAATAGATTATAA
- a CDS encoding acyl-CoA thioesterase, with the protein MEKINVAHLVKSEDLNHHGTLFAGRMAEWFVEACFICAAKVTEKPQNVVCVNIHGLTFTQPGNKGDIINMETSVAKAGRTSFTVYGKITKNNSERIVSDGFVTFVFVDENGKTTPHNITMDEAKSSEEIAIRERAKNLR; encoded by the coding sequence ATGGAAAAGATAAACGTAGCACATTTAGTTAAATCTGAAGATTTAAATCATCATGGTACATTATTTGCTGGCAGAATGGCTGAATGGTTTGTAGAAGCTTGCTTTATTTGTGCAGCAAAAGTCACAGAAAAACCTCAAAATGTGGTCTGCGTCAATATACACGGTCTCACTTTCACCCAGCCTGGAAACAAAGGAGACATCATAAACATGGAAACTTCAGTTGCTAAAGCTGGAAGAACTAGTTTTACAGTATATGGCAAAATCACAAAAAACAATTCAGAACGTATTGTTTCAGATGGATTTGTAACTTTTGTATTCGTAGATGAAAATGGCAAAACTACTCCCCACAATATCACTATGGATGAAGCAAAAAGTAGTGAAGAAATAGCTATTAGAGAAAGAGCAAAAAATTTAAGATAA
- a CDS encoding NAD(P)/FAD-dependent oxidoreductase — protein sequence MKTIHRDVVVIGGGPAGLAAALEAKRQGIENVMILERNDELGGILEQCIHDGFGLHRFKRQMSGPQYAQHFIDEIEKTDIDVKLNTMVLDISEDKIIHAVNKEDGVIKVETKAIILAMGCRERTKNQVFIWGTRPSGVLTAGAVQRYMNVEGLLPGKKAVILGSGDIGLIMARRMTWEGIEVEGVYEVMANPGGLNRNIAQCLNDYNIPLHLSTTVVEIHGNERIEGVTVAQVDKNLEPIKGTERYIDCDLLVLSVGLIPENELSRKANVKISQVTKGPELDSYMMTNIPGIFAAGNVVAVFDLVDYVSETGELAARGALNYIKGKKASEMPIEITAGENISLVVPSKLNLEDLEEKVSLYMRTKKVIPKCTVNVYLNKVLIYSEKRRIVRPAEMVVVKFDSEKFKDYENKGQIVVEIVEEGK from the coding sequence ATGAAGACTATTCATAGAGACGTAGTAGTGATTGGGGGAGGACCAGCCGGCCTTGCAGCAGCTTTGGAGGCAAAAAGACAGGGAATAGAAAATGTGATGATACTTGAAAGAAATGATGAACTTGGCGGTATATTAGAACAGTGTATTCACGATGGATTTGGCCTTCACAGATTTAAAAGGCAGATGTCTGGACCTCAATATGCACAACATTTTATAGATGAAATAGAAAAGACTGATATAGATGTAAAACTAAATACTATGGTACTTGATATATCTGAGGACAAAATTATTCATGCTGTAAATAAAGAAGATGGTGTCATAAAAGTAGAAACAAAGGCAATTATTTTAGCTATGGGTTGCCGAGAAAGGACAAAAAATCAAGTATTTATTTGGGGAACTCGCCCATCAGGAGTGCTTACGGCTGGTGCAGTACAAAGATACATGAATGTAGAAGGCTTACTTCCTGGGAAAAAGGCAGTCATATTGGGTTCAGGAGATATAGGCCTTATAATGGCAAGGAGAATGACTTGGGAAGGAATAGAGGTGGAAGGTGTATATGAAGTCATGGCAAATCCAGGAGGACTAAATAGAAATATAGCTCAGTGTTTGAATGATTACAATATTCCATTGCATCTATCTACAACAGTAGTTGAGATACATGGAAATGAAAGGATTGAAGGAGTAACTGTTGCACAAGTTGATAAAAATTTAGAGCCTATAAAGGGGACAGAAAGATATATTGATTGCGATTTATTGGTCCTTTCTGTGGGACTTATACCTGAAAATGAATTGAGTAGAAAAGCAAATGTAAAGATTTCTCAAGTGACCAAAGGCCCTGAATTGGATAGCTATATGATGACAAATATACCTGGAATATTTGCAGCTGGCAATGTGGTGGCAGTATTTGACCTTGTTGATTATGTATCTGAAACTGGTGAATTGGCTGCCAGAGGAGCTTTAAATTATATAAAAGGGAAAAAAGCAAGTGAAATGCCTATTGAAATAACAGCTGGAGAAAATATTTCGTTGGTAGTGCCTTCAAAATTAAATTTGGAGGATTTAGAGGAAAAGGTATCCCTATATATGAGAACTAAAAAGGTCATTCCAAAATGTACTGTGAATGTATATTTAAACAAGGTGCTTATCTATAGTGAAAAACGTAGAATAGTTAGACCGGCAGAAATGGTAGTGGTGAAATTTGATAGTGAAAAGTTTAAAGACTATGAAAATAAGGGTCAAATTGTTGTAGAAATTGTAGAGGAGGGGAAATAG
- a CDS encoding FAD-dependent oxidoreductase: MKIKNKILTKIKQNEKLSRYNIEVEVNEDKVVFLKGEVDSWDQVVEIGHIAGKTKGVYGVVNDIGVKGANVLKKDKKKLIEKGRKIGVVDESDVIIIGGGVTGCGIARELSKYKLNIVLLEKHEDVAEGASKANNGMIHPGNAAYPGTLKAKLNVKGNAMYTKWAEELGFEFKRTGSIILANSKEDMKIVRLASIAGKLNRVPHMKKLKGEEVMKMEPNIKKKPLMGLYTPTTAYVDGFGVVIALAENAATNGVKFHLNTEVVDVMTDNGKVAGVITDKGIFKGKYVINCAGIYADDIAEMAGDKFFTLHPRRGTILIFDKNKAGVTRSSGLVNSKRNKESKGGGPQQTPEGNQLWGPSATEIMDKEDLTVTKVEFDYAFESGARVEEHISRRDVITYFSGIRPADYKEDFIIGMSKKVKGFINVAGIQSPGLASAPAIAEMVENIVLKDAGGIEKNPDYNPIRKPPVQFRKLSFGEQDKLIKENPLYGHVVCRCETITEAEIVEAIHSPIPATTVDAIKRRTRASMGRCQGGFCGPKIVKILARELGVDVTEITQKGKGSYIIESKSR; this comes from the coding sequence TTGAAAATAAAGAATAAAATTTTAACTAAAATAAAACAAAATGAAAAACTATCCCGATACAACATTGAAGTTGAAGTCAATGAAGACAAGGTGGTTTTTCTTAAAGGTGAGGTAGATAGTTGGGATCAGGTTGTTGAAATTGGACATATTGCTGGAAAGACCAAAGGAGTATATGGAGTTGTCAATGATATAGGGGTCAAGGGTGCGAATGTACTTAAAAAGGATAAAAAGAAGCTTATAGAAAAAGGGAGAAAGATAGGAGTTGTAGATGAATCAGATGTCATCATAATAGGCGGTGGAGTGACTGGATGTGGCATTGCAAGAGAACTTTCTAAATATAAATTGAATATTGTTTTGCTTGAAAAACATGAAGATGTGGCTGAAGGAGCTTCAAAGGCCAACAATGGTATGATTCATCCTGGGAATGCTGCTTATCCAGGAACACTTAAGGCAAAGTTAAATGTAAAGGGCAATGCAATGTATACTAAATGGGCGGAAGAATTGGGATTTGAATTTAAGAGGACAGGTTCTATAATACTTGCCAACAGCAAAGAAGATATGAAAATTGTAAGACTTGCAAGTATAGCAGGAAAATTAAACAGAGTTCCCCATATGAAAAAGCTTAAGGGCGAAGAAGTAATGAAAATGGAGCCAAATATAAAGAAAAAGCCTCTTATGGGATTATATACTCCTACTACTGCTTATGTAGATGGATTTGGAGTTGTCATTGCGTTGGCGGAAAATGCGGCTACCAATGGAGTGAAATTTCATCTTAATACAGAAGTCGTAGATGTAATGACGGATAATGGAAAAGTCGCAGGTGTCATTACAGATAAAGGTATTTTTAAGGGAAAATATGTGATAAACTGTGCTGGAATTTATGCAGATGATATTGCTGAAATGGCAGGAGATAAATTTTTCACTCTGCATCCAAGAAGGGGTACTATATTGATATTTGATAAAAATAAAGCTGGGGTTACACGTTCTTCAGGACTTGTAAACAGTAAGAGAAATAAAGAGTCAAAGGGTGGTGGGCCACAACAAACTCCTGAAGGGAATCAATTGTGGGGACCTTCTGCTACTGAAATAATGGATAAGGAAGATTTGACTGTGACAAAGGTTGAATTTGACTATGCTTTTGAATCTGGTGCGAGAGTTGAGGAACATATAAGTAGAAGAGATGTGATCACATATTTTAGCGGGATACGTCCTGCAGACTATAAGGAAGATTTCATCATAGGTATGTCAAAGAAAGTAAAGGGATTTATAAATGTTGCCGGAATTCAATCCCCAGGCCTTGCATCAGCTCCAGCAATTGCAGAGATGGTGGAAAACATAGTTCTAAAAGATGCAGGAGGAATTGAAAAGAATCCAGATTATAATCCTATTAGAAAACCACCTGTACAATTTAGAAAATTGTCTTTTGGAGAACAAGACAAATTGATTAAAGAAAATCCATTGTATGGGCATGTAGTTTGCCGTTGTGAAACTATTACAGAAGCAGAAATTGTTGAGGCTATTCATTCACCAATTCCTGCCACAACTGTAGATGCAATAAAGCGTCGTACTCGTGCGAGTATGGGACGTTGTCAGGGTGGATTCTGTGGGCCAAAGATTGTCAAAATATTAGCTCGTGAATTGGGCGTGGATGTTACTGAAATCACACAAAAAGGCAAGGGCTCATATATCATTGAAAGTAAATCACGATAA
- a CDS encoding MATE family efflux transporter, whose protein sequence is MNEQLDNELLTGDLRKNLLKMSIPTMLGFFLQAVYDIVDMIWIGRISASAVAGVTIFSTVFWMVEVLNEIIGTSSISLISQNYGMGNTEKTRKVVEQTLTFKALVAIIAAVFMAFFLEPLLGFFTSEKEVVQAALDYGYIRIFFLPIMFSSYSVNTALRCLGDAKSPMYIMIAAAITNIILDPLFMFEYFPGTNIPGLNLGVFGAALATVISTVVAFSIGFGMLLKGDKKVKISIKGLFSLDWEIDKKLLTIGLPSGIEILSRNLASIFTLKFVSLYGTNTVAAMGIGGRLFNFAFMPIMGIVMGSSTIVGQCLGANDIKRAKDTAKFSALFNFVMMGILSIIAIIFPKQLMKIFIDDVNVIEVGKSMIQIMIPALAFGGAAMGLGSVFAGSGHNTPFLLSSLVSRWGVQVPLIFLATKVFHLSVIYVWISFLVADAMEMLIVFIAYKRGTWENKRVS, encoded by the coding sequence ATGAATGAACAATTAGACAATGAACTTCTTACAGGAGATCTTCGAAAAAATCTCCTCAAAATGTCTATCCCTACTATGCTGGGATTTTTCCTTCAAGCAGTATATGATATAGTAGATATGATATGGATAGGTAGAATATCAGCTTCTGCTGTCGCCGGAGTGACAATTTTTTCTACAGTATTCTGGATGGTAGAAGTATTAAATGAAATAATAGGCACCAGTTCTATTTCTCTCATATCCCAAAACTATGGCATGGGAAATACAGAAAAGACAAGAAAGGTTGTTGAACAAACCCTTACTTTTAAAGCACTTGTCGCAATCATAGCAGCAGTATTTATGGCTTTTTTCTTAGAACCTCTTTTGGGATTTTTCACAAGTGAAAAAGAAGTTGTACAAGCTGCACTTGATTATGGATATATAAGGATATTCTTTTTACCTATAATGTTTTCTTCTTATTCTGTAAATACGGCTTTGAGATGCTTAGGAGATGCTAAAAGCCCTATGTACATAATGATAGCAGCTGCCATTACAAATATAATTTTGGACCCCTTGTTTATGTTTGAATACTTTCCTGGAACCAATATACCAGGACTTAATTTAGGTGTATTTGGAGCAGCATTGGCTACAGTTATTTCAACAGTAGTAGCTTTCAGCATAGGATTTGGAATGCTTCTTAAAGGAGATAAAAAAGTTAAAATTTCTATTAAAGGCCTATTTAGCTTGGATTGGGAAATAGATAAGAAACTACTGACTATAGGATTGCCTTCTGGTATAGAAATTCTTTCTAGAAACTTGGCAAGTATATTTACACTAAAATTTGTTTCCCTATATGGAACCAATACAGTGGCTGCCATGGGAATTGGCGGAAGATTATTTAACTTTGCATTTATGCCCATAATGGGAATAGTCATGGGAAGCAGTACCATTGTAGGTCAATGTTTAGGTGCAAATGATATAAAAAGGGCCAAAGATACAGCAAAGTTTTCTGCACTGTTTAACTTCGTCATGATGGGTATTCTTTCAATCATAGCTATTATATTTCCTAAACAATTGATGAAAATATTCATAGATGATGTAAATGTAATAGAAGTTGGAAAATCTATGATTCAAATAATGATACCTGCATTAGCCTTTGGTGGAGCTGCTATGGGACTGGGTTCAGTTTTCGCTGGTTCAGGTCACAATACTCCTTTTTTATTGTCTAGTTTGGTATCTAGATGGGGAGTACAAGTACCACTCATTTTCTTAGCCACAAAAGTATTCCATCTATCAGTAATATACGTATGGATTAGTTTTTTAGTTGCAGATGCTATGGAAATGTTAATAGTATTTATCGCCTATAAAAGAGGAACTTGGGAAAATAAAAGAGTTTCATAA